In one window of Fusobacteria bacterium ZRK30 DNA:
- a CDS encoding DUF2087 domain-containing protein produces MEIINRFFKNGRLEKIPKKLSFKIEIFKEISKLFTANTTYSEKEVNEILKEVFNDYAILRRYLVDFKFLDRSKDCRVYTLNEMLENHE; encoded by the coding sequence ATGGAGATAATAAATAGATTTTTTAAAAATGGACGACTGGAAAAGATCCCTAAAAAACTTTCTTTTAAAATAGAAATTTTTAAAGAGATCTCAAAGTTATTTACTGCAAATACAACTTACAGTGAAAAAGAGGTCAATGAAATTTTAAAGGAAGTATTCAATGACTATGCCATTCTCAGAAGGTATTTAGTTGATTTTAAATTCTTAGATCGAAGTAAGGATTGCAGAGTTTATACACTGAATGAAATGTTAGAAAACCATGAATGA
- a CDS encoding tetratricopeptide repeat protein, giving the protein MNKKIFELIKEHKIGIKELENPKMSLSLLYKIRSGKTPLKPKHLPYLVISLNKIFKEKNIDKIITTKDLYITPQQELEQLVNKSLINKSIYSTEKQEEIKKFERKKEVHSCRYRYIVAKHNQKTGRKEEALKIYYDLLNNFSCSDIFYSVLIEIIRLEKLELTYDIYMKYIKQIDTAPYKTKALLAYNTGVNLLRTTKWKKAVPCFEVLVNMPEITEHYYHSYNNLGICCQNLGEYEKAIEYFKKRVSDPSNYHDLEICYINIISCAREMKNEILVKITLNKLENILKELKDKTLYQTYWNIGLAYLYLGEKRKAVSAFEKEVSFPINFDNPHFNPVKYLDSIKHLVLLYDSQPLKQQGLIKIVSRIPKKIMDYDFLTYILKFYINNSLEYEASLLIQKIPL; this is encoded by the coding sequence ATGAATAAGAAAATATTTGAACTTATAAAAGAGCATAAAATTGGAATTAAGGAACTGGAGAATCCAAAAATGAGCCTGTCTCTACTATACAAGATCAGAAGCGGAAAAACACCTTTAAAACCAAAACATCTACCATATTTAGTTATTTCACTTAATAAAATATTTAAAGAAAAAAATATAGATAAGATCATTACTACAAAAGACCTATATATTACTCCCCAGCAGGAGTTGGAACAATTAGTCAACAAAAGCCTTATAAATAAAAGCATCTATTCCACTGAAAAACAAGAAGAGATAAAGAAGTTTGAACGAAAAAAAGAAGTTCATAGCTGCAGATACCGATATATTGTAGCCAAGCACAATCAAAAGACAGGCAGAAAAGAAGAAGCTTTAAAGATCTATTATGACCTGTTAAATAATTTCTCCTGCTCTGACATTTTCTACTCTGTCTTAATTGAGATCATCAGATTGGAAAAATTAGAACTTACCTATGATATATATATGAAGTATATAAAACAGATCGATACAGCTCCGTATAAAACAAAGGCCCTCTTGGCTTACAATACTGGAGTTAATCTTTTAAGAACCACAAAATGGAAGAAAGCTGTCCCATGCTTTGAAGTTCTTGTGAATATGCCAGAGATTACAGAACACTACTATCACTCCTATAATAACCTGGGAATCTGTTGTCAAAACTTAGGCGAATATGAAAAAGCCATTGAATATTTTAAAAAAAGAGTGAGTGATCCATCAAATTATCATGATTTAGAAATTTGTTATATTAATATTATCTCCTGTGCCAGAGAGATGAAAAATGAAATACTGGTAAAGATTACTCTTAATAAACTTGAAAATATCCTTAAAGAATTAAAAGATAAAACACTATATCAAACTTATTGGAATATAGGGTTAGCCTATTTATATTTAGGAGAAAAAAGAAAAGCTGTAAGCGCATTTGAAAAGGAAGTTTCATTTCCTATAAATTTTGATAACCCTCATTTTAACCCAGTTAAATATTTAGATTCCATCAAACACCTTGTTTTACTCTATGACAGCCAGCCGTTAAAACAGCAGGGATTGATAAAAATAGTTAGCAGAATACCAAAAAAAATAATGGATTATGATTTCTTGACATATATATTAAAGTTCTACATAAATAATTCTTTGGAATATGAAGCCAGCCTTCTTATTCAGAAAATACCATTATAA
- a CDS encoding alpha/beta fold hydrolase, protein MIKELEFYSDGYKLKGNLYLPEGYNEEKPLPLILLCHGFAGVKELLLPNYALKFIEKGYAAFTFDYRGFGDSEGPEGQIIPEEQVRDIRNAITFISSQTEVDSNKIGLWGTSLGGANALMTSAVDDRVKALSVQITFGDGERNNTYNLSKEDKEKRNLSLNKSLLAATTKNKVMKLPLKKILSDTQSKKFFEEYSPLFPEALKAKIPFITTKYIDEWKPENYLHKIEIPVLVVGATNDMVNRPEESEKIFNKLSTKKKKLLMVDSTHYDIYIGKDLDTVSCEQLKWYEENL, encoded by the coding sequence ATGATAAAAGAATTAGAATTTTATTCAGATGGATATAAACTTAAAGGAAACCTCTATCTTCCAGAGGGGTACAACGAAGAGAAACCTCTTCCACTTATCCTCCTCTGTCATGGTTTTGCAGGAGTAAAAGAGCTCCTTCTTCCCAACTATGCATTGAAATTTATAGAGAAGGGATATGCAGCTTTTACATTTGATTACAGGGGCTTTGGAGACAGTGAGGGTCCAGAGGGACAGATCATCCCAGAGGAACAAGTTAGAGATATAAGAAATGCAATAACTTTTATCAGCTCTCAAACTGAGGTTGATTCTAATAAGATAGGATTATGGGGGACATCTTTAGGAGGAGCCAATGCTCTTATGACCTCTGCTGTGGATGACAGAGTAAAGGCACTTAGTGTACAGATAACATTTGGAGATGGGGAAAGAAACAATACCTATAACCTCTCAAAAGAGGATAAAGAAAAAAGAAATCTCTCTCTAAATAAATCTTTACTGGCTGCTACAACTAAGAATAAGGTTATGAAGCTGCCATTAAAAAAGATTCTTTCAGATACACAGTCTAAAAAGTTTTTTGAGGAGTACAGCCCATTATTCCCAGAGGCTCTCAAAGCAAAAATACCTTTTATTACCACTAAGTATATCGATGAATGGAAGCCTGAAAACTACCTTCATAAGATAGAGATTCCTGTATTAGTTGTAGGAGCTACCAATGACATGGTAAATCGTCCTGAAGAATCTGAAAAGATCTTTAATAAACTTTCTACTAAAAAGAAAAAGCTTCTTATGGTAGATTCTACTCATTATGACATATATATAGGTAAAGATCTTGATACAGTGAGCTGTGAACAGCTTAAATGGTATGAGGAAAACCTGTAA
- a CDS encoding prepilin-type N-terminal cleavage/methylation domain-containing protein encodes MKNKKGFTLIELLIVIAIIGLLATTLAPKLKEQLAKGKDAKAIALLGSSRTATELVLIEKIIRGNVDSNGNVAIKLSDIKSKLDNKSNEIFENEAYIPIGGSRETSKGELTYGGKLIFSKNNANWAEDTFTSNDDIVYYTGKTEEAHPSRQAENLYFALPIQSGGYKNFSIEGKNWRYDY; translated from the coding sequence ATGAAAAATAAAAAAGGTTTTACCTTGATTGAATTATTAATAGTAATTGCAATAATAGGTCTGTTAGCAACGACATTAGCACCTAAATTAAAAGAACAGCTGGCTAAAGGTAAAGATGCCAAAGCTATAGCTCTTTTAGGTTCTTCAAGAACAGCCACGGAATTAGTATTAATAGAAAAAATTATACGCGGCAATGTAGACTCCAATGGAAACGTAGCTATAAAACTTTCAGATATAAAAAGTAAATTAGACAATAAGAGTAATGAAATTTTTGAAAATGAAGCATATATTCCAATAGGAGGATCCCGTGAAACCTCTAAAGGAGAACTAACATACGGGGGGAAACTTATATTCTCTAAAAATAATGCAAATTGGGCTGAAGATACTTTTACAAGTAACGACGATATTGTTTATTACACCGGTAAAACAGAAGAAGCTCATCCTTCACGACAAGCTGAAAATCTTTATTTTGCCCTGCCGATACAATCAGGAGGATACAAAAACTTCAGTATCGAAGGTAAAAATTGGAGATATGATTATTAA
- the lipB gene encoding lipoyl(octanoyl) transferase LipB: protein MIKDIRVTDTGRVPYLKSYELQMKFFDNLISDKEVLGHLIITEPNPTITKGIRGEDSEIFISREEREEKGIELIDIRRGGKVTFHGPGQIVIYPILNLSHFKKSIKWYIESLEDVVILTLKELGIKAHKKEGIVGIFTEKGKICAIGVEVKKWRTLHGIAINHEVDLDYFNNINPCGISSLGVTSILNEGNKIAREDIIDLFKLNFSKIFDVSLKNYNRS, encoded by the coding sequence ATGATAAAAGATATAAGAGTTACAGACACAGGAAGGGTACCATATTTAAAATCTTATGAACTGCAAATGAAATTTTTTGACAACTTAATTTCTGATAAAGAAGTTTTGGGACACCTTATTATAACGGAACCTAATCCCACTATCACTAAGGGCATTAGAGGGGAAGATAGTGAGATTTTTATTTCTAGAGAGGAAAGAGAAGAAAAAGGGATTGAACTTATTGATATTAGAAGGGGTGGAAAAGTAACTTTTCACGGTCCCGGTCAAATAGTTATCTATCCTATCTTAAATTTATCTCATTTTAAAAAAAGCATTAAATGGTATATTGAATCTTTAGAAGATGTTGTAATTCTGACATTGAAAGAGCTGGGGATAAAAGCTCATAAAAAAGAAGGTATTGTGGGTATTTTTACTGAAAAAGGGAAAATTTGTGCTATAGGAGTGGAAGTAAAAAAATGGAGGACTCTTCACGGTATTGCAATTAATCACGAAGTTGATCTGGACTATTTTAATAATATCAATCCTTGTGGTATAAGTAGTTTAGGAGTTACTTCAATATTAAATGAAGGTAATAAAATTGCAAGAGAGGATATAATAGATCTCTTTAAATTAAACTTTTCTAAGATATTTGATGTTTCCCTAAAAAATTACAACCGTTCGTAG
- a CDS encoding PTS lactose/cellobiose transporter subunit IIA, whose protein sequence is MSKYTKEELIEGFMPVIIMAGAAKNIALEALKNKDKNSLVEAKLLLLKAHSVHCQFLTTECKDYQNVVVEVNLIIAHAEDQYMSAETIIHLVEVLLDLI, encoded by the coding sequence ATGTCTAAATATACTAAAGAAGAATTAATTGAAGGATTTATGCCTGTCATAATAATGGCTGGAGCAGCCAAAAACATCGCATTGGAAGCATTAAAAAATAAAGATAAAAACAGCTTAGTAGAAGCTAAACTCCTGCTTCTGAAGGCTCATAGTGTACATTGCCAATTTTTAACTACAGAGTGCAAGGATTATCAAAATGTTGTCGTTGAAGTAAATCTGATAATTGCCCACGCAGAAGATCAGTATATGTCAGCTGAAACAATTATTCATCTGGTGGAAGTTTTACTGGATCTTATATAG
- a CDS encoding rhodanese-like domain-containing protein: MKKTMILIGLFILTFTCLSAKQEVQKISSKEALEYLTNENYLFIDTRSVDEYIGWPINIEVEGHIKGAVDFPITWFPMLNKKKLEKELIRRGITKNKTLILYNNFGEEIETPLTKMGYNVLILKDGINEWNNLKYPIEKLKGYKIYVYPQWIDDLIDGKKVPNYDGKKYVILEVNSKKKSSHKIRNSIFIDYSFLETEEMWNKPKDEMIEKILLSKGITKDTMVILYGPNLMASNRCAAVMKYAGVKDIRILNGGTKRLEKENYPFVRGYIKPVPVSEFGAEIPKNKDVLIDFEKELELVNSPAAVIASIRSWPEYIGKVTGYTYIDVKGDIANSRFGYAGSDPYHMQDYRNIDNTMFNYNIIRKRWKKWGITSDKEVSFHCGTGWRASETYFYAKAMGWKNIHVYDGGWYEWHMKKDAPRKPIGVPDDAPLSKL; this comes from the coding sequence ATGAAAAAAACAATGATATTAATCGGTCTATTTATACTAACCTTTACCTGCTTATCTGCCAAACAAGAAGTACAAAAGATATCTTCTAAAGAAGCTCTAGAATATTTAACAAATGAAAATTATTTATTTATCGATACCAGAAGTGTAGATGAGTATATAGGATGGCCTATCAATATAGAAGTAGAAGGACATATCAAAGGGGCTGTTGATTTCCCAATAACATGGTTTCCAATGCTCAATAAAAAAAAATTAGAAAAAGAACTCATAAGACGTGGAATAACTAAAAATAAAACTTTAATCTTATATAATAATTTTGGAGAAGAAATAGAAACCCCTCTAACAAAAATGGGGTATAATGTTCTAATTTTAAAGGATGGTATCAATGAATGGAATAATTTAAAATATCCAATTGAAAAATTAAAAGGATATAAGATCTATGTTTATCCTCAATGGATTGATGATCTGATTGACGGAAAAAAAGTTCCCAACTATGACGGCAAAAAATATGTGATTTTAGAAGTTAATTCTAAAAAAAAATCAAGTCACAAAATTAGAAATTCTATTTTTATAGATTATTCATTTTTAGAAACTGAAGAAATGTGGAATAAACCAAAGGATGAAATGATAGAAAAAATATTATTATCCAAAGGTATTACAAAGGACACAATGGTTATTTTATACGGGCCGAATTTAATGGCTTCAAACAGGTGTGCCGCTGTAATGAAGTATGCCGGAGTTAAAGATATCCGTATCTTAAACGGTGGTACCAAAAGACTGGAAAAAGAAAATTATCCTTTTGTTAGAGGTTATATAAAACCTGTTCCTGTTTCAGAATTTGGGGCTGAAATCCCTAAAAATAAAGATGTTTTAATCGATTTTGAGAAAGAATTAGAGTTAGTTAATTCTCCAGCTGCAGTTATAGCGTCAATAAGAAGCTGGCCGGAATATATAGGAAAGGTCACAGGTTATACTTATATAGATGTAAAAGGTGATATTGCAAATTCAAGATTTGGATATGCAGGGAGTGACCCCTACCATATGCAGGATTATAGAAATATAGATAACACTATGTTTAATTACAATATCATAAGAAAAAGGTGGAAAAAATGGGGGATTACTTCAGATAAAGAAGTCAGTTTTCATTGCGGTACGGGCTGGAGAGCAAGTGAGACATATTTTTATGCTAAAGCTATGGGCTGGAAAAACATCCACGTCTATGACGGAGGATGGTATGAGTGGCATATGAAAAAAGATGCACCTAGAAAACCTATTGGTGTTCCCGATGATGCACCCTTATCAAAATTATAA
- a CDS encoding DUF2087 domain-containing protein — protein sequence MFDQKKVNNFLDKNGLLKLYPTKRNKRIQILKYLITFFKAKKIYTENEINKCLNNLSVLNDSCLLRRELIDIGYLERSKDGKAYFLRDNGGKIEGR from the coding sequence ATGTTCGATCAAAAAAAAGTTAATAATTTTTTGGATAAAAATGGTTTATTAAAACTTTATCCCACTAAAAGAAATAAACGGATACAAATTTTAAAATATTTAATAACATTTTTTAAAGCTAAAAAAATATACACTGAAAATGAGATTAATAAATGCCTCAATAATCTTTCTGTCCTCAATGATAGCTGCCTTTTAAGGAGAGAATTAATTGACATAGGGTATTTAGAAAGAAGTAAAGATGGAAAAGCTTATTTTTTAAGAGATAATGGAGGTAAGATTGAAGGTAGATAA
- a CDS encoding cytidine deaminase, whose protein sequence is MTKNIEIKLFETAKEFLIKRFPKEWGGVTAAITDKKRILTSIAPSVHNPSVELCIETGTILEAFKYDEKITHIVTIARDDENSEIKILSPCGVCQERLSYFGKEVRCAITNKENTLEFRTLEELMPHYWGRAYDDINF, encoded by the coding sequence ATGACTAAAAATATTGAAATTAAATTATTTGAGACAGCGAAAGAATTTTTAATTAAAAGATTTCCCAAGGAATGGGGAGGAGTAACAGCAGCTATTACGGATAAAAAAAGAATATTAACCAGTATAGCTCCAAGTGTACATAATCCCAGTGTGGAACTTTGTATAGAAACTGGAACTATTTTAGAAGCATTTAAATATGATGAAAAAATAACTCATATAGTAACCATAGCAAGAGATGATGAAAATTCGGAAATTAAGATTTTAAGTCCCTGTGGAGTTTGCCAGGAAAGGCTAAGTTACTTTGGAAAAGAAGTCAGATGTGCAATTACAAACAAAGAAAATACTCTAGAATTTAGAACTTTAGAAGAATTAATGCCTCATTATTGGGGAAGAGCGTATGATGATATAAATTTTTAA
- a CDS encoding LD-carboxypeptidase: MEFKLKKGDGIGIFSPSTPITKITPKRYNRGKEFLEKKGFKIIEGKLTGKSDFYRSGTIEERAEELNELIRDPEVRCIMSTIGGSNSNSLLPYIDYEAFMKDPKVVIGYSDVTAILMGIYAKTGIKTFYGPAIVASFGELEPYNELTYKYFEDIFVKDINGDYEYKIPEFWTEEYISWEEQNRSKLKIKNNWISLKDGETEGRLIIGNLNTITGIWGSQYMPEIKKGDILFIEDSLKDIATIERTFSFLKINGVFDKIGGLILGKHELFNDKGTGRKPYEVLLEVLGEYDFPFLADVDCSHTHPMFTMPIGSNIRLDATNKQIIHLNH; the protein is encoded by the coding sequence ATGGAATTTAAATTAAAAAAAGGTGACGGTATTGGGATTTTTTCACCCTCTACTCCTATAACAAAAATTACACCTAAAAGATACAATAGAGGAAAAGAGTTCTTAGAGAAAAAAGGGTTTAAAATAATAGAAGGAAAACTTACTGGAAAAAGTGATTTTTATAGATCAGGAACTATTGAAGAAAGAGCCGAGGAACTGAATGAATTAATAAGAGATCCAGAAGTAAGATGTATAATGTCTACAATTGGAGGATCTAACTCTAATTCTTTACTGCCTTATATAGACTACGAAGCTTTTATGAAAGACCCTAAGGTTGTAATCGGTTATTCAGACGTGACAGCGATACTAATGGGAATATATGCTAAAACCGGAATAAAAACATTTTATGGACCAGCTATTGTTGCATCTTTTGGAGAGCTAGAACCTTATAATGAGTTGACTTATAAATATTTTGAAGATATTTTTGTAAAAGATATTAATGGTGATTACGAATATAAAATTCCGGAATTTTGGACAGAAGAATATATAAGCTGGGAAGAACAGAATAGATCTAAACTAAAAATTAAAAATAACTGGATCTCTTTAAAGGATGGAGAAACCGAAGGAAGACTGATCATCGGAAATTTAAATACTATTACTGGAATATGGGGCAGCCAGTATATGCCTGAAATAAAAAAAGGTGATATTTTATTTATAGAAGATTCTTTAAAAGATATCGCTACCATTGAAAGAACTTTTTCTTTTCTTAAAATAAATGGAGTTTTTGATAAAATCGGTGGTCTAATCTTAGGTAAACATGAGTTATTTAATGATAAAGGTACCGGTAGAAAACCCTATGAGGTGCTGTTAGAAGTTTTAGGAGAGTATGATTTTCCTTTTCTTGCTGATGTGGACTGCTCTCATACCCATCCTATGTTTACAATGCCCATAGGGTCAAATATAAGATTAGATGCTACTAATAAACAAATAATTCATTTAAATCATTGA
- a CDS encoding MFS transporter yields the protein MKVDKIKNYYFTGSVLGSVGVTFFMPILYIYLSKKGYSLTELGFYLSVFWLVTFILEIPTGILADSLGQRRTLMISGFIRGLGLLLLLMNKNYGILLFSGILTGTAEALSSGSLRSWVVNKLKKEGHTENLQKLFAMIYSRYTLIFFMLHVFIILILEMKVGVYLHEELIKEDSLRSTMVSSFNTLESLFITMLLPISGKLSDKYSILESWKIIILSSVIVIFAIYLIYDRMIKKKDVFQRVCK from the coding sequence TTGAAGGTAGATAAAATAAAAAATTATTATTTTACCGGATCTGTTTTAGGATCTGTAGGAGTTACATTTTTTATGCCTATTTTATACATTTATTTGAGCAAGAAAGGGTATTCCCTGACTGAATTAGGGTTTTATCTGTCGGTATTTTGGTTGGTTACATTTATACTGGAGATCCCCACTGGAATACTGGCCGATAGTTTAGGTCAGAGAAGGACCCTTATGATAAGTGGATTTATTAGAGGATTGGGATTATTATTACTTTTAATGAATAAAAATTATGGTATTCTACTTTTTTCGGGGATATTAACAGGAACAGCTGAAGCACTGTCGTCTGGTTCATTGAGAAGCTGGGTAGTAAATAAACTCAAAAAAGAGGGACATACTGAAAATTTACAGAAACTTTTTGCTATGATATATAGCAGATACACTCTTATCTTCTTCATGCTCCATGTTTTTATCATTCTGATATTAGAAATGAAAGTAGGAGTTTATCTCCATGAAGAGCTCATAAAGGAAGACTCTTTAAGAAGCACTATGGTATCATCTTTTAACACCTTAGAATCTTTGTTTATTACCATGCTCCTTCCCATAAGCGGGAAACTATCAGATAAATATTCTATTTTAGAAAGCTGGAAAATAATTATCTTATCTTCAGTTATAGTAATTTTTGCAATATATCTAATCTATGACAGGATGATAAAAAAAAAGGATGTATTCCAAAGAGTATGTAAATAA
- a CDS encoding flavodoxin family protein, which yields MKGKWIAVIGSPRKGENTDRVTDLVIEALNKKNIEVKKYYLNSKNIFGCNACEYCIENEVCNITDDLTEIINEMKVSDRYIFAAPSYNYNVSSQMKILMDRTFSLNDYSNNSWKSKLAPGKKAIIIGVCKGKSIDSMGYTMEAMRKPIDELGVKIIDEIKYFDTKHNPVINNSEIKKELVFRITNNLELRK from the coding sequence ATGAAGGGAAAATGGATTGCAGTCATTGGAAGTCCCAGAAAAGGTGAAAATACAGATAGAGTAACTGATCTTGTGATAGAAGCTCTAAATAAGAAAAATATAGAAGTTAAAAAATATTATCTGAACAGTAAAAATATTTTTGGATGTAATGCCTGTGAATACTGTATTGAAAATGAAGTCTGTAATATTACAGATGATTTGACAGAGATAATCAATGAAATGAAGGTTTCTGACAGGTATATTTTTGCTGCACCTTCATATAACTATAATGTAAGTTCCCAAATGAAAATATTGATGGACAGGACATTTAGTCTGAATGATTATTCCAACAACAGTTGGAAATCGAAACTGGCTCCAGGAAAAAAAGCTATAATAATAGGTGTCTGCAAAGGAAAGAGTATAGATTCTATGGGATACACCATGGAAGCTATGAGAAAACCTATAGATGAATTAGGGGTTAAAATAATTGATGAAATAAAATATTTTGACACAAAACATAATCCTGTTATTAATAATTCTGAGATAAAGAAAGAATTAGTTTTTAGAATTACGAATAACTTAGAATTAAGAAAATAA
- a CDS encoding diguanylate cyclase, with product MKKNLENSIKKWFFSLVCIMAVTYISSYILVVIPALKRATREKHKQDINKLFSVTSQQFDHLSSILKDNSEWDTLYESMDGSMSNEEKEIFLNDLFAEDSLKLFGLDYIGIYDDEQNEVINYSISKTNIKNAISLKGKKYFFSSQPNGINRVKTVSGYMDIAGKAYMFFSHVILHNDGTGKSVGHLLFIKEIDEDYIFDLKIKNNLSLQIYMLNENNEKLIEKILDSKQALDFYSHRIEDGKRMYYVPYMKSVHKIAYIIKVTVDDRISKGALLNFWIGMIPIIFSFLFIFVIKNRLNKKLIAPLISLYSHIISIKENQKYKLLVYPEVGNEMDEVLRAFNNFMVKVEEQKNDIKNKKIALEKLAYTDYLTGLATRRFLDEGYDLLFKSAKRSDSVLTLIMIDIDFFKKYNDRYGHPEGDRVLKIIGKLLKKVFKREGDIAGRYGGEEFLIILYQTPLKETIRLVNEFQKKLEMCNLKHEDSYFGKVTVSMGIKSSKVVKNQNSYSFLKEADKALYKAKESGRNKYIFEL from the coding sequence TTGAAAAAAAACCTAGAAAATTCTATAAAAAAATGGTTCTTTTCTCTTGTATGTATAATGGCAGTCACTTATATAAGTTCTTATATTTTGGTTGTTATTCCGGCTCTTAAAAGGGCTACCAGAGAAAAACATAAGCAGGATATAAATAAATTATTTTCAGTTACATCACAACAATTTGATCACCTTTCCTCAATCCTAAAGGACAACTCCGAATGGGATACACTATACGAAAGTATGGACGGATCTATGAGTAATGAAGAAAAAGAAATTTTTTTAAATGACCTTTTTGCAGAGGATTCACTAAAACTTTTTGGATTGGATTATATTGGTATCTATGATGATGAGCAAAATGAAGTTATTAATTATTCTATATCCAAAACAAATATAAAAAACGCCATCTCATTGAAGGGAAAAAAATATTTTTTCAGCAGCCAGCCAAATGGCATAAATCGAGTCAAAACAGTATCAGGGTATATGGATATAGCTGGAAAAGCTTATATGTTTTTTTCCCATGTTATTTTACACAACGACGGTACTGGAAAATCAGTTGGTCACCTTCTATTTATTAAAGAAATAGATGAAGATTATATATTTGATTTAAAGATAAAAAATAATTTGTCACTGCAAATTTATATGCTCAATGAAAATAACGAAAAACTCATAGAGAAAATTCTTGATTCAAAACAAGCATTGGATTTTTACTCTCACCGGATAGAAGACGGGAAGAGAATGTACTATGTCCCTTATATGAAAAGTGTTCATAAGATAGCATATATCATAAAAGTCACTGTAGATGATCGGATTTCCAAGGGAGCCCTATTAAATTTTTGGATTGGAATGATTCCGATTATTTTTTCGTTCCTATTTATTTTCGTTATAAAAAATAGGTTAAATAAAAAATTGATTGCTCCTCTTATATCCCTTTATAGTCACATTATTTCTATAAAAGAAAATCAAAAATATAAGCTCCTTGTATATCCTGAGGTAGGGAATGAGATGGATGAAGTTCTCAGAGCATTTAATAACTTCATGGTTAAAGTAGAAGAACAAAAAAATGATATAAAAAATAAAAAAATTGCACTAGAAAAGCTGGCATACACAGATTATTTAACAGGTCTGGCTACCAGAAGATTTCTAGATGAGGGATATGACCTTTTGTTTAAAAGTGCTAAAAGATCTGACAGTGTATTAACACTCATTATGATCGATATAGATTTTTTTAAAAAATATAATGACAGGTATGGGCACCCTGAGGGTGACCGGGTTTTAAAAATAATTGGAAAACTTCTAAAAAAAGTTTTTAAAAGAGAGGGAGACATAGCCGGCAGGTACGGAGGAGAAGAGTTTTTAATAATTTTATACCAGACCCCTTTAAAAGAAACTATACGTCTGGTCAACGAATTCCAGAAAAAATTAGAAATGTGTAATCTAAAACACGAAGATTCTTATTTTGGAAAAGTAACAGTCAGTATGGGTATAAAAAGTTCTAAGGTAGTTAAAAATCAAAATTCTTATTCCTTTTTAAAGGAAGCTGATAAAGCCCTCTATAAGGCAAAGGAAAGCGGCAGAAATAAATATATATTTGAACTCTGA